The DNA window GCGGCCGTCATCGACGATCCGGATTTCGAGCCGACGGCCCTCGACATTCAATTCGAGATCGATTTCGATCCGATGCGCCGCGTCGTCGTCATAGCCGTGCTCGACGAGATACATGAGGACCTCTTCGATGCAGAGCTGGACCTGAAACCGGTCGGCTTCCGGGAAGCGGTGCCGATAGGCGAATTCGTTGACGGCTGCGGCAACCCTTTCCAGTTCGGCAAGGTCGTTGGCGACAGACAGGCCGAGGCTTCGGGCCGATTCCTGATGGCGGCCCGCCGGCGGTTCGCGGCCGTCCAGGCCGCTGCGCGGTCCGCTTCCGTCCCGAGTTTCGCTCGCCCTCGCCCCGACCGGCCCGCCGTCGACGAGCGCGATCAGCGATGCAACGTCGATGACGGGCTCCACGGAGTGTTTCGCGCTCTTGGGCGGCCAGACCAGTTCTTCCGCGCTCAGCGCCCCGCCGTTCCTGAGCAGGATTCTCTTGACCGCTGCCAACAGGTCGGCCACCGGCGGCGCTTGCCGCAGAATGCCGAGAGTCCGGGCATGCTCCGTGAGGCGAAGGTGCCGGTACAGAAACGGGTAGGGTACTGCGTCGTCGCCGGCGAGGGCGAACACGCCCATCGGCGAATCCGGATCTTCCGGGGACAGCCCTGCGGCGCGAAGCATACCGGCCAGCGTCTCGCGGGTGATCCGGTTCTCGTCGACCCCGCTCCCCGTTCTGCAGCCCCCTATTCTGCGCAGGGCGCCGAGCAGCGCGATATAGTCCGGATCCGGTGGCTGGGTGAAGGTCCAGAGCGGGCGCATCGCGTCTTTGAGATAACGCGGTTCGCCGCCGCGGTGGGGCCGCAGCATGGCGGCATTCCGATGGGGGAAGCGGTCGAACAGGAGCAGTGTCTCGGAGTGCTCGATCACCGCCCTGACGAACGACCAGCTGACGAACTGGTTGATCCTGCGCCGTTCGGGCGGCGCTTCGGCCACAAGGTCGGTGCTCCAGCGGCTAAACTTGTCGATGGCGAGGTCCTGGAGCTTCAGGTCCTCCGCATGGGATAGCGGGACGTAGATCCAGAAGCGCTCAATGACGTTGTAGTGCTCGAATTCCCTCTCGTCCTCGCAGGCCTGCAACGTCATGGCGGCGGTCACTGCGTCGTTTGCGTAGGCGAGCGCCGTGCCGCGATAAACGTTTCGCGGAAACTGGTCGAGGACGATCAGCTTGGCGAGAAAACCCTGCGGCGTATCCCAGGCCGGATCGAGAAAAAAGCGGTCCGGCCCTTCCCG is part of the Rhodospirillaceae bacterium genome and encodes:
- a CDS encoding DUF924 family protein gives rise to the protein MNPDEKPAITERTPEAVLDFWLGPLRTAADTSRKNWQEGMLRWRMGPLVRSAENSHNRRVQRDWCEQMHREGPDRFFLDPAWDTPQGFLAKLIVLDQFPRNVYRGTALAYANDAVTAAMTLQACEDEREFEHYNVIERFWIYVPLSHAEDLKLQDLAIDKFSRWSTDLVAEAPPERRRINQFVSWSFVRAVIEHSETLLLFDRFPHRNAAMLRPHRGGEPRYLKDAMRPLWTFTQPPDPDYIALLGALRRIGGCRTGSGVDENRITRETLAGMLRAAGLSPEDPDSPMGVFALAGDDAVPYPFLYRHLRLTEHARTLGILRQAPPVADLLAAVKRILLRNGGALSAEELVWPPKSAKHSVEPVIDVASLIALVDGGPVGARASETRDGSGPRSGLDGREPPAGRHQESARSLGLSVANDLAELERVAAAVNEFAYRHRFPEADRFQVQLCIEEVLMYLVEHGYDDDAAHRIEIDLELNVEGRRLEIRIVDDGRQLDLRSHTFQPSADTIEEESVVDGLGLNLVRTYVDDIVHRRVDGRNHLSLSKNIGI